Genomic segment of candidate division WOR-3 bacterium:
TGTATCACCTGCAATTCCTTCACCTGCTACAGTTCCTGCTACATGAGTTCCATGCCCGTGCCCATCTGAAGGGTCGTTGTCTCCATACGCTGTGTCCCATCCTCTTATATCATCTATATAACCGTTTCCATCATCATCCAATCCATTATTTGGAATTTCATCTGTGTTTATCCATATATGATCTGCAAGGTCTAAATGAGTATACCTTACACCTGTATCAAGAACAGCAACGATTACTCCTTGACCTCTATAACCCTGAGCCCATACCTCTCGTGCATTTATTTTTAAAATATTCCATTCAATTGTTTTCAATGGGTAAGAAGTTTCATCAGGAACTGCAAATTTTTGGTATTTTTCCTCTTTTTCACCAATCAAAAGATATCTTTCTTCATCATAATCAATAGAACTTATCCCACTTAGTTTAGATATTTCGTATATAGCTTCTTTTTTACCTTCAAAATTTATAACATTTGCAATCCAAAGGGATTTTATGTTTCTTACCAAACCTCTTTTTTCAAGTTCCTTTAATTTTTCAAGTATCGGTGCTTGAGTTTCCCTTGCAAATTCTTTTAAAGCATTTTTTACATAATTTCTGATAGCCTTTTTTGACATCTTCATATTTTTTACAATTTCCATTCCATTAAGTTGTTTTTCAAGAACAAGATTAACTTTTATATACTCATGAGGAGAGGAAGAATTAAGCTTTTCCTCAAGGTCCTGTGTGATTCTTGCTCCTTGTGAAATGGATACAAGGAGTATAAGGGAGATAATTTTTTTCATAAAAGCCCCCTCATAGGATTTGTAAAAAATGGATTAGAACCAAATTTTAATTATAATGAAATAATTGAATAAAAATCAAGATTTATTTAAAATTTTTAAAATGAAAAATTTGAATATTTTATTACTTGGGAAAAAAGATTATAAAGAAGTCTGGGATTTTCAAAAGGAACTTGTAGAGAAAAGAAAAAAGGATTTTATACCCGATACACTTATAATCTGTGAACATTTTCCAGTTTATACAACAGGTTCAAAAGGTAATTTAAATAATTTACTTGTAGATGAAAATTTTTTAAAAGTAAAAGGAATTCCTCTTTATCATATAGAAAGGGGAGGTGATATAACTTATCATGGTCCGGGTCAGCTTGTTTCATATCCAATTATTAAATTGGATGATGTTTTAAAAAGTATAAGAAAATTTGTTTATAACCTTGAAGAAGTTATGATAAAGGTTCTGATGGATTTTGGTATAAAAGGTGAAAGAAAAGATAAAAATATAGGTGTTTTTGTTAACGGGAAAAAAATAGGATCAATAGGTGTTGCTGTAAGGAATAGTGTTACTTTTCATGGTCTTGCTTTCAATATCAATATGGATCTTTCACCCTTCAAGTGGATCAAACCCTGTGGTCTTGATGTGGAAATGACAGATATATCAAAGGAAAAGAAAAAAGATATAAAAGTAGAAGATGTAATTCCAGGTTTTATTGAAAAATTTAAAGAGGTTTTTGGGTATAACTGAAGAAAGAGTTATTGCTTTTAAGATTCTTGAAAAAGTTCTTGAAGAGGACTCTTTTCTTTTACCGCAAATAATATACCATTCTTTGAATCTTGAACCTAAAAAAAGAAAATTTCTTCAAAAGTTATGTTTTGAAACTTTAAAGAATTTAATTTATATTGACCATATTATTAAGAATTTTTATAGTGGAAAATTTAAAAAACTTGAGCCAAGTGTCAGAACTATTTTAAGGGCATCCCTTACAGAACTTATTATTTTAAAAAGGAAGCCCTATGCAGTTTGTGATTCATGGACAGAGATAGCAAAAAAAGAGAATTTTGCTGCTTCAAAACTTGTTAATGGAATTTTAAGAAATGTATTAAGAAGAGGTCCCCCTGATTCTAAAGAGCCCTGGATAAATTTTTCTATTCCAAAGTGGTTATATAAAAAATTGAAAAGAGATTTTGGGGAAAATTTTGCCTTAAATTTCTGTAAATGGTTTCATTCTGACCCTCCCTATTATTTCAGGGTTTGTTTTAATAATAATGAAGAAGAGATAAGAAAAATAATAGAGGAGAAGTATAAAGAGAAAGGATTTTTTCTATCAAAACTCAGTTTTCCTCCTTATGCCTATAAAAGTTTTTATCATCCCTGGGAAGTAGGTTTAGATGAAAACTTATATTATGTTCAGGATTTTTCTTCCCAGAGTGTTATGCATTATAAGGACTTTGAAAAGGGAATTTATTTATGGGATATGACCTCTGCTCCTGGTGGAAAAAGCTTATATTTAAGTTTTATTTTAAAAAATGATGTTAAAATTTTAGCAAGTGAATTAAGAAAGAAAAGAGCAAAAATTCTGAAAGAAAATTTTTTAAAATACAGGATAAATGGATATGTTATAAATACTGATGCTACCCTTTTTTTTCCAAAAAAAGAATTTGACCTTGTAATAATTGACGCTCCCTGTTCAGGACTTGGAACAATCAGAAAAAAACCAGAAATACTTTTAAGAATGAATTTGGAGAAAATTAATGAACTAAGAAAATTGCAGGAAAAGTTAATTGATAATGCTTATAATGCTTTAAAAAAAGGCGGCTATCTTTTTTATATAACCTGTACTATATTGAAAGAAGAAAACGAAGAGCAGATAAAAAAGGCACTTGAAAAATATAATTTTGAAATAATTGAACCCCGGGTCCCATTTTTTTTAATTAAAGATAAATATTTCTTCTGTAATGGAATAGAAATGGATTCAGATTTCATGTTTGCTTCTATGCTAAAAAAAATATAATTTATATATGGAATTAAAAGAAGGAAAACTTCCCCTAAATTTACTTGAAAAATATTTAAAAATTTTACCTTTAAGTTCAGATAAGATTAAAATAAAACCAGGTCCAGGTGCTGATTCTTCAGTAATTGAAATAGGTGATTATTATCTTGTGATCACTCAGGATCCAATAACTTTTACTGAAAAAGATATAGGTTATTATGCTGTAATGGTGAATATTAATGATGTTTTATGTATGGGTGCAAAACCTGAATATTTTCTTTTTACTCTACTTCTTCCAAAAGGGATAAGTAATGAAAAAATTTTAAAAATTTTTAAAGAGGTCACAAAAGTGTGCAGAAAATACAATATCTCAGTAATTGGAGGTCATACTGAGATAACACCTGAGCTTAAAAGAATTATAATTTCCGGAACAATGATAGGATTAAGAGAAAAAAATAAAGGTTTATTTCCTAAAAAAGTAAATAAAGGTGATTATCTTTTATGTGTTAAGGAGGTCCCAATTGAAGGAATTTCAATAATAGTAAAAGAAAAAGAAGAAGAATTGAAAAAAATTATTGATGAAAAATTACTGAAGAAATTTAAAAATTATCACAAAAAACCAGGGATCGGAATTATAGAAGAAGCCCTTTTGCTTTTAGAAAATCAGGATGTTCTTGCTTTGCATGACCCAACGGAAGGCGGAATATTGAATGGAATTTATGAGTTTTGTGAATTTTTAAATCTTGGTGTTATTGTTTATGAAGATAAAATACCTGTAATAAAGGATGCAGAAAGTATTTTTAAATACTTTGGTATTGACCCTTTAAAAACGATATCATCAGGAGCTCTTCTTGTTGCAGTTAAAAGAGAAGGTATTAATGGTGTAATAAATTTACTTAAATCAAGAAAAATTATTTTCAGTTTAATTGGAGAGTTTAAAGATCCAAAATATGGGAAATGGATGATTGATAAAAAGAATAATAAATTAAAAATTATATCCTTTCAGGATGAAATTTCAAAAATCTTTTAAAATTATTTTTTAATTGATACAGAGATACCCTGTGGGTCTGTTTCAAGAATTATTGTAAAATATTTATTAAAATTAGAAATTTCTTCTAAAAAGTTTTTTAGTTCATCTTTATGAGAAATGACATTGTGGGCAATTATAAGACCTTCTTTTTTTATATATGGAAAAAATTTATTTAGAGATTCAAGATAAAGTTTTTTATCAATATCAAGAAAAAGAATATCAATATTTTTTCCAAATTCATCACCTTTAAGAAGAGAGGCATCTTTTTTAAAAGGTTTAATAATTTCTTTTAAATCAATTTTTAAAATTTCTGAACCTTCTTCCAATATTCTTAGACTTTCTTTATAAATTTCATCATTTTTTTCCACAGTGTATATTTCACCTTTTTTACCAGAAATAAATATTCCATAAAGCATCCATAATGCAGAATATAATAATCCTGAACCAAGTTCAACTATTTTTAAATTATTTTCTCTATAAATATAAGTTATGAGACATAAAAAATAAGCTGAATTTTCTGGAAGAGCCATTACACCTATATCTATTGATTTTTCTCTTAGTTTTTTAAGAAAATTTATAAAATCATTTTTAAAATTTATCTCCATGATGATGGCATCCAGATGCAAAACAGTTTGACCTATTACTACCCATTGAACCTCTATGACAGGTATTACAGAAATCGTATCCATTAATTTCTGTATTCCTTATATTGTTATCCAGAATGTCATACCCACTTCCTAATTGTCCATCGTCATCAGGAATTGGTATTGTTCCATCACGCGAAAAAATTGTGTCTCTTACCTGAAAAAGTTCATGTTTGTTAGACATATGTTTTTTCTCATGACAGGCCGCACAGGGAACAATCTGGTTACTTGCCCATCCATAACCCGGTTTAAGAGTGGGGCTTCCATTTTTTGCTCCATGGACATCATTATTTATATAGGCATTTCTTATATCAACTAAAGGAGTTTGGGGTGGTGTTATGGTAGGTGGAAAACTTCCATCATGGCAATCAAGACACCATTCTGTAAGAAAATCTGCTCCTGGTAAAACCTGTCCTGTCCCAGGGACTCTTCCATCAGTTGGGTCAGGGTCTTTTTTTAGTGGCATTGTTCCATTTGCTCTGTGCGGGTCATGACAATCTGTGCATTCTATTTTTGCTTTTGACCTTGATTGGGCTTCATCCTGAATATCATGTCTATCATTTAGATTTAAATTATTATTGGGACCAACTGCTGCTGTTACCCATCTTATAGGATTATCAAATTTTGACTTTATATTTTTTGTAGAAGGTCCGTTAAAATCATGACATGTAAAACATAAAAATTCCTCTTTATCAACTAAGAGCTTTATATATTTTTGTGAAGTGTTCGGAATTTTCCATCCATGTGGCCAGTGACAGTTAAAACATGAGTTTCTCAAATAACTCGGTAAAGGAGAATTTGTTGTTGCTTCACTTTTTCTTGCTGGGGGTAATAGATTTCCATTTAAGTCAATATATGCATAATCAGAACCATATTGACCACCTGGCCAGAGAGTGTTAATATTAGTAAAATGGGATCCTATTTGGGCGACATCCGATGGATCATGACACAAAGCACAACTATGACAGTTTGTGCAAAGGTTGTTCATAGGAGATTTATGCATAGCCTGATTTAAAAGATAACCGTTACCAGTTCCTGTCCTTTTAATTACATATCTGTTTCCAGAAGAAATTCCTGATCCATATAATGGTTCTGACCAGTTAATTGTATTTGAAGTATTTGATGTTATCACTCTTATCTGATACCAGTTTCCTGTATCATTAACATTTGGATAAATTTTTATAATCCATCCTATAAATTTGTTTGTAGGCCAGTTCTTTGTGTTATCTGTTAATGATGTAGTTGTTCCAGAAGTGCTTGTTCCATAAACACTTGTATCAGAATAAGCATAATGAATATCATGACATGTCATACATCCAACTTGATTACCATCTACAAGAGGTAAATTTTGTGGGTTATGGTAATAGGGATTTGAGGGTATTGTTACACCTACAGGGTGGGATGTATATGGTGGTATGTTTTGATTTCTTGCAGAATGACAATCCCTGCACATTGTTTCTGATGAGTTTACAAGGAAAGGAACACCTCCATTATGGTTATGCTGTTCATGGCAGGTTGAGCAGGTTAATTTATATGCATCAATACCTATATTTACATAATAATTTTTGTATTGAGCATTGGAAGTGCTTGCATCGTAGCCTGCATTATCTCCAGGAACATCAAAAGAGTGGTGAATACCTCCTGATCCTGGATTTGCTTTTTTACTTTCTTCAATTACAAAATTCTTTGCGTCTCCTGTGGGGTTGTGACACAGAGTATAACACATATTGTAATTCCCGTTAACTTTTCCAAGGTAAGGATAACTTGCATTATGTATGTCATGACAGGATCTACAGGTTACATCCCAGTCTTTTATTGGAGAATTGTTATTATGAGGATAATCTAAGGCAAATATTATTGCTGGAAAAAGAAAAATAAAAATGTAAATATTCTTTTTCATTTCAGGTTAACCCCCTTTTGAATTATAAACTTACCCTCTTTTTCTTTGATTATAACAAAATAAATTCCTTTCTTTAAAGATAGGGGAATTTCTTTTTTAAGTAAGCCATTTATAGTTTTGATATTATCAATTTTCATAACTTTTCTTCCATCTAAAGAGAATACATGAATAGTGTAATTGCCATCTGGAATCTTTAGATTTAAATGAAGATTGTTGTTTAAAATTTTTATATTATCAAAGGGTTCTCCAATTTTCTCTGATATTCCGGTTGTATAAATGTTTTGAAAGGTAAAGATATCTATTCTTGAATTCCTTTGATTTAAAATATAGAGTTTATTATCTATAAATTTAATTTTAGTGGGTGCTTTGAACTCATAAATGGAATCACCATAAGTTCCAAAGGAATCTATTTTTGCAAAGGGAGTTAAGGAATAAATATAAACTTTGCCCATAAGAGAATTAGTAACAAACAGGAGGTCTTTTCTATCTATTTCTGCTATTTCTATTCCGCCTCCTAAGTTTTTGGGTATTTCAACTAAAGTAGCAAGATAATTACCTTCTTTGTCAAAAACCATTATTCTTAAATTAGGTGCTGGTCCTTTTCTGTCCAGGATATAAAATTTATCTTTATAAAACCTGAAATCTATCGGCTTATAGGAGCTAATAGGTATAACTGTAAAAACTTTATCTTCATTTACTCTTATTATACTTGAGGGTTCCCTGCTTAATAGGAAAAGTGAATTACCTGAAATAAATCCTGAAACATAATCTCCTTGAGGCAATTTTATATTATGGGAAAATATTTTATTTCTGTAAACATGAATTATATCATCCGAGTTATTTACAATGTATAAAAATTCATTTTTATTAAGTATCACATTAGGTTGTTTTATGTTTATTTCAATTTCTGTTTCATAGTTAAGGATTTTATTTTCAATTGGAAATGAAACCCATAATTCTCTACCGTTGTTTGAAAAATCAGAAGCTAATCCCTTATAACCTATACTTGCATTATAAAATATATTAAATATGATTAAGATAATCATTTTTAACCCTCCTTATAGAATTTTAACTTGAAAAAAATAAAATGTCAAGATTAAAAGAAATAATTTTTATTTCAATAGCAAGGGGTTTTTCTGCTGCTGCTTTCTCTATTTCGATCCCTTTTTTGAACATTTATCTTTATTCAGTGAGAGGAGTTCCTATGAAAATTATAGGTCTTCTTGTTGGAACAGCTTCTCTATTAGGTGCTTTCTCAAGAATTTTCGCAGGTTTTTTAGGAGATAGGTTGGGTTGCAAAAATATAATGATTTTGGGTCTTTTATCAAGGTTTTTTGCTTTTTTATTTTTTACTATTTTTATAGTTTTTAAAGTCCATCCTTTATTATTTTTAATAGGTTTTATTCTCAATTCTCTTGGTTTTTCCTTTTTTCAAATTGGTTCTGATTCTTATGTTGGTGTTTATTTACCTCCAAAAGATAGACCGGGAGCTTTTGGAGTTATAAGAATTGGAACAAATTTAGGTTTTGCTCTTGGTCCTGCTGTAGGAGGTTTTTTATCTTCCTTATCATATTTGCTTTTATTTTCTTTATCTTCCTTATTTTCTCTTTTAGTTATACCTTTAATTCAATTTGGTGTTATTTGTCCAAAGATACCTGTTTTGAATAAAAGTCCATTTTTAAAAGAAATAAAAGATATCTTTGAGGACAAATTTTTTTTAATTTATTTATTTTCTTCTTATTTAATTTTTACCTTAGCAGGTCAGATGATTTCAACTTTATCTGTTTTTGCAAAGGAAAGAGGATTATCAAATATTTATATAGGATACTTATACACAATAAATGGGCTTTCAGTTGTTTTTTTACAGATTTTATTTACAAAATTTTCTGAGAAGTTAGGTATAAAAAGAGCTTTACTTACAGGAATTTTTCTTTATATTCTTGGATATTTTCTATTTTCCTTTGCAAGAAATTTTATTGATTTTGCTATATTTGTTTTTATTTTCACTTCCGGTGAGATGTTTACTCTTCCACTTTTAACGACAGTTGTGACAATTTATGCTAAGGAAGAAAAGAAAAGTTTATATATAGGATTTCTTGGACTTTTTGAGGGGCTTGGATGGGCGAGTGCACCTGTATATGGAGGTATTATTCTTGATTTATTTATAAAAACTCCTTTAATTATGTGGGGAATTATTGTTATTCCAGGGATAATTTCCTTTATAATTCTTATGAAATTTTTAAATTATGAAAAAATGGTTAAATAGAAATACATTTTTTCTCGGTTTAACTTCCCTTTTAAATGATATTGCTTCGGAAATAGTTCATCCCTTATTACCTGTTTTTATAGCTGAAACTTTAAAGCAGGGAGCAAAGGGTCTTGGAATTGTTGAGGGTATTGCAGAATTTACCTCCAGCACTTTCAAGCTTATTTCAGGTTAT
This window contains:
- a CDS encoding T9SS type A sorting domain-containing protein, which translates into the protein MIILIIFNIFYNASIGYKGLASDFSNNGRELWVSFPIENKILNYETEIEINIKQPNVILNKNEFLYIVNNSDDIIHVYRNKIFSHNIKLPQGDYVSGFISGNSLFLLSREPSSIIRVNEDKVFTVIPISSYKPIDFRFYKDKFYILDRKGPAPNLRIMVFDKEGNYLATLVEIPKNLGGGIEIAEIDRKDLLFVTNSLMGKVYIYSLTPFAKIDSFGTYGDSIYEFKAPTKIKFIDNKLYILNQRNSRIDIFTFQNIYTTGISEKIGEPFDNIKILNNNLHLNLKIPDGNYTIHVFSLDGRKVMKIDNIKTINGLLKKEIPLSLKKGIYFVIIKEKEGKFIIQKGVNLK
- a CDS encoding MFS transporter — protein: MSRLKEIIFISIARGFSAAAFSISIPFLNIYLYSVRGVPMKIIGLLVGTASLLGAFSRIFAGFLGDRLGCKNIMILGLLSRFFAFLFFTIFIVFKVHPLLFLIGFILNSLGFSFFQIGSDSYVGVYLPPKDRPGAFGVIRIGTNLGFALGPAVGGFLSSLSYLLLFSLSSLFSLLVIPLIQFGVICPKIPVLNKSPFLKEIKDIFEDKFFLIYLFSSYLIFTLAGQMISTLSVFAKERGLSNIYIGYLYTINGLSVVFLQILFTKFSEKLGIKRALLTGIFLYILGYFLFSFARNFIDFAIFVFIFTSGEMFTLPLLTTVVTIYAKEEKKSLYIGFLGLFEGLGWASAPVYGGIILDLFIKTPLIMWGIIVIPGIISFIILMKFLNYEKMVK
- a CDS encoding transcription antitermination factor NusB, producing the protein MKNLKRFLGITEERVIAFKILEKVLEEDSFLLPQIIYHSLNLEPKKRKFLQKLCFETLKNLIYIDHIIKNFYSGKFKKLEPSVRTILRASLTELIILKRKPYAVCDSWTEIAKKENFAASKLVNGILRNVLRRGPPDSKEPWINFSIPKWLYKKLKRDFGENFALNFCKWFHSDPPYYFRVCFNNNEEEIRKIIEEKYKEKGFFLSKLSFPPYAYKSFYHPWEVGLDENLYYVQDFSSQSVMHYKDFEKGIYLWDMTSAPGGKSLYLSFILKNDVKILASELRKKRAKILKENFLKYRINGYVINTDATLFFPKKEFDLVIIDAPCSGLGTIRKKPEILLRMNLEKINELRKLQEKLIDNAYNALKKGGYLFYITCTILKEENEEQIKKALEKYNFEIIEPRVPFFLIKDKYFFCNGIEMDSDFMFASMLKKI
- the lipB gene encoding lipoyl(octanoyl) transferase LipB; this encodes MKNLNILLLGKKDYKEVWDFQKELVEKRKKDFIPDTLIICEHFPVYTTGSKGNLNNLLVDENFLKVKGIPLYHIERGGDITYHGPGQLVSYPIIKLDDVLKSIRKFVYNLEEVMIKVLMDFGIKGERKDKNIGVFVNGKKIGSIGVAVRNSVTFHGLAFNINMDLSPFKWIKPCGLDVEMTDISKEKKKDIKVEDVIPGFIEKFKEVFGYN
- a CDS encoding AIR synthase related protein encodes the protein MELKEGKLPLNLLEKYLKILPLSSDKIKIKPGPGADSSVIEIGDYYLVITQDPITFTEKDIGYYAVMVNINDVLCMGAKPEYFLFTLLLPKGISNEKILKIFKEVTKVCRKYNISVIGGHTEITPELKRIIISGTMIGLREKNKGLFPKKVNKGDYLLCVKEVPIEGISIIVKEKEEELKKIIDEKLLKKFKNYHKKPGIGIIEEALLLLENQDVLALHDPTEGGILNGIYEFCEFLNLGVIVYEDKIPVIKDAESIFKYFGIDPLKTISSGALLVAVKREGINGVINLLKSRKIIFSLIGEFKDPKYGKWMIDKKNNKLKIISFQDEISKIF
- a CDS encoding cytochrome c3 family protein, translated to MKKNIYIFIFLFPAIIFALDYPHNNNSPIKDWDVTCRSCHDIHNASYPYLGKVNGNYNMCYTLCHNPTGDAKNFVIEESKKANPGSGGIHHSFDVPGDNAGYDASTSNAQYKNYYVNIGIDAYKLTCSTCHEQHNHNGGVPFLVNSSETMCRDCHSARNQNIPPYTSHPVGVTIPSNPYYHNPQNLPLVDGNQVGCMTCHDIHYAYSDTSVYGTSTSGTTTSLTDNTKNWPTNKFIGWIIKIYPNVNDTGNWYQIRVITSNTSNTINWSEPLYGSGISSGNRYVIKRTGTGNGYLLNQAMHKSPMNNLCTNCHSCALCHDPSDVAQIGSHFTNINTLWPGGQYGSDYAYIDLNGNLLPPARKSEATTNSPLPSYLRNSCFNCHWPHGWKIPNTSQKYIKLLVDKEEFLCFTCHDFNGPSTKNIKSKFDNPIRWVTAAVGPNNNLNLNDRHDIQDEAQSRSKAKIECTDCHDPHRANGTMPLKKDPDPTDGRVPGTGQVLPGADFLTEWCLDCHDGSFPPTITPPQTPLVDIRNAYINNDVHGAKNGSPTLKPGYGWASNQIVPCAACHEKKHMSNKHELFQVRDTIFSRDGTIPIPDDDGQLGSGYDILDNNIRNTEINGYDFCNTCHRGSMGSNRSNCFASGCHHHGDKF